Proteins encoded together in one Amblyomma americanum isolate KBUSLIRL-KWMA chromosome 1, ASM5285725v1, whole genome shotgun sequence window:
- the LOC144121495 gene encoding uncharacterized protein LOC144121495 — protein sequence MSMEKEVMSKWRRYRIIEKEYRELLGELGIRRPPSTHLKSSGSKRTGGEAALDVVSAPPLPLPSGASKRPNSEACASGACASGSGRAISSLPADPSMPSVQSELNEQAYVSESCAESLSSEHTPTSCDSSDETSSTNNLTAENVEMGQPREESPELCYRHLSTAQELASIASKHNLTHACINDLLDFCRRRGIVELPKDARTIMQTERKANLEHGDSFVHFGLAEGIQHAVGQGPAPENVELHANIDGLPLHRSSQTALWPILCRVINIKKSEPFMVSAYCGAEKPPCLQEYLRPFIDEVRNLSCNGLMVKGVHVNVCLKAVICDAPARSFVKAITGHTGYHACERCSQKGHYLENRMTFPDLYAPQRTDSSFRSQEDRRHHPGVSPFTSLNVDMVKCFPTEYMHLVCLGVMRLLLRNWICKGHAARLSRADRSALNDKLQEAATAFPKYFQRKPRGTEELDRWKATEFRTFLLYLGPVLLKSILPDELYKHFLYLHVSVRVLASPQHHRDLNQFAHDLLRYFVQEFGRLYGQKQLVYNVHTLAHLAEQCLEHGTVDEFSAFSFESYLGKAKKRLRTINKPLAQLSRRMSEVRACTPLSTGQVGGDVKVGDCFLVDNCAVVIVDLLRGNAKAGILPNGREFFRVPIDSSRMDVRRYSALGQETKIWPISYIKNKVRCIKLQYKRGHVVFPLLQLQ from the coding sequence ATGAGCATGGAGAAGGAGGTCATGAGCAAGTGGCGGAGGTACCGTATCATCGAAAAAGAGTACAGGGAACTTTTAGGAGAGCTCGGTATCCGACGGCCACCGTCTACGCATCTGAAATCCTCCGGAAGCAAGAGAACGGGCGGCGAAGCGGCCTTGGACGTCGTCAGCGCCCCTCCACTCCCGCTACCGTCCGGAGCAAGCAAACGGCCGAATAGCGAAGCCTGCGCAAGCGGCGCTTGCGCtagtggcagcggacgagctaTTTCGTCGCTACCTGCAGACCCGTCGATGCCATCTGTTCAGAGCGAGCTCAACGAGCAAGCTTATGTGTCCGAGAGTTGCGCTGAAAGCCTTTCTAGCGAGCATACCCCTACCTCGTGCGACTCAAGCGATGAGACCTCGTCCACGAACAACCTTACTGCTGAGAACGTGGAAATGGGCCAGCCTCGTGAGGAGTCTCCTGAGCTTTGTTATCGCCATCTCTCGACAGCGCAGGAGTTAGCTAGCATAGCTAGCAAGCACAATTTGACGCACGCCTGCATCAACGATTTGCTGGACTTCTGCCGTCGGCGTGGGATTGTAGAGCTCCCGAAAGATGCAAGGACCATCATGCAGACGGAGcggaaagctaatttagaacacgGCGACTCGTTTGTGCATTTTGGCCTTGCTGAGGGAATTCAGCATGCTGTTGGCCAAGGACCAGCGCCTGAGAATGTCGAGCTGCACGCAAATATTGATGGGCTGCCTCTGCATAGGAGTAGCCAGACTGCACTCTGGCCAATTCTGTGCAGAGTAATTAACATCAAGAAATCTGAACCATTTATGGTCAGTGCGTACTGCGGTGCAGAGAAACCTCCGTGCCTCCAGGAATACCTCAGGCCTTTCATTGATGAAGTGCGCAACCTTAGTTGCAACGGACTGATGGTGAAAGGGGtgcacgtcaatgtgtgcttaaaagccgtgatctgtgacgctccagcaaggagtttcgtgAAGGCAATCACTGGCCACACAGGCTATCATGCCTGTGAACGTTGCAGCCAAAAAGGGCACTATCTGGAAAACAGGATGACTTTCCCTGACCTGTATGCACCACAGCGAACAGACTCCTCTTTTCGTTCGCAAGAGGATCGGCGCCATCACCCTGGTGTTTCACCATTTACATCTCTGAACGTAGatatggtgaaatgctttcctACAGAGTATATGCATTTAGTCTGTTTGGGGGTTATGCGGTTGCTCCTTAGGAATTGGATATGCAAGGGGCACGCTGCCAGGCTGAGCCGGGCTGACAGGAGTGCACTCAACGACAAGCTGCAAgaagcagcaactgcatttccAAAGTACTTTCAGAGGAAACCGAGGGGCACCGAAGAACTCGACAGATGGAAGGCCACAGAGTTCAGGACTTTTTTACTATACCTGGGGCCTGTTCTCCTGAAATCCATCCTGCCTGATGAGCTTTATAagcattttttatatttgcatGTATCTGTTAGGGTACTTGCCTCTCCTCAGCATCACAGAGACCTCAACCAGTTTGCTCACGACCTGCTGCGGTACTTTGTGCAAGAATTTGGCAGACTGTACGGACAAAAACAACTCGTGTACAATGTGCACACCCTTGCACACTTGGCAGAGCAATGCCTGGAGCATGGCACTGTCGATGAGTTCAGTGCATTTTCATTTGAAAGTTACCTAGGAAAGGCAAAGAAGAGACTGCGGACGATAAATAAGCCTCTGGCGCAACTCAGCCGACGAATGTCGGAGGTGAGGGCGTGCACACCGCTCTCTACAGGACAAGTGGGTGGTGACGTAAAAGTCGGTGACTGCTTTCTGGTGGATAACTGCGCTGTAGTCATTGTTGATCTCCTGAGGGGCAATGCCAAAGCTGGCATCTTGCCAAATGGCAGAGAGTTTTTTAGAGTTCCAATTGACTCTTCAAGGATGGACGTGCGTCGCTACAGTGCTCTTGGTCAAGAAACCAAAATCTGGCCCATTTCGTACATCAAGAATAAAGTTCGATGTATAAAGCTTCAGTACAAGAGGGGGCATGTCGTTTTCCCTTTGCTTCAACTTCAGTGA
- the LOC144115551 gene encoding uncharacterized protein LOC144115551 encodes MPPKPFAVVKFPMEDDSLAVVPVGWLSHDWQHCHWPKRRAAEVIRLAREEADPSAPGCEWFRCPVAVVTTCRSYKNAEKKAKKYEMSSAVESSAISGNEGPDGPDVRLPSPPPRLPSPPPRLPSPPPRLPSPPPQLPSPPRLISPPSLLSSHSMEAATPAAANCTAGCPAGSASTAGDLEDVEEATSDPTMLKVLRLLLEIRQQQREILQRVSRLEQARQEPRTRSPSPPVSSLPPLCPQLPAFSIEDFEAAEAAVRDDRVAAALKKQLLRLGGNNLKEVAANVMGAVMGVAVQRLFSLRGRKGKRPFVGTKLCRVATDAICERQGVDILAAQGFIGRWLPGACDRGGGRKRRYAQTLEPPESHAQAPPANPCAGSAPCPGAPSASCPATPPGMAILSPSGVHPSSAPPTASSSRPATLHPSSAPSPAPPTASSSRPATPRSTLATWVIAPRAHEK; translated from the exons atgccaccaaaacCGTTTGCGGTCGTGAAGTTCCCGATGGAGGACGACAGCTTGGCTGTCGTCCCTGTCGGGTGGCTGTCCCACGACTGGCAGCATTGCCACtggccgaaaaggcgagccgcggaggtaatccgcctcgctcgagaggaggcggacccatccgccccagggtgcgagtggttccgctgcccagtcgctgtcgtcacaacatgca GATCATACAAGAATGCAGAGAAAAAAGCTAAGAAATATGAGATGAGCTCTGCAGTGGAAAGCTCTGCAATTTCTG GCAATGAAGGTCCGGATGGGCCTGACgtccggctgccatcgccaccaccccggctgccatcgccaccaccccggctgccatcgccaccaccccggctcccgtcgccaccaccccagctgccatcgccaccccggctgatatcaccaccct CCCTGCTTAGCAGCCACTCAATGGAGGCGGCCACACCAGCTGCTGCAAATTGCACTGCGGGCTGCCCGGCTGGTTCGGCCTCCACTGCAGGTGACCTTGAGGATGTGGAGGAAGCAACTAGCGATC cgacaatgctcaaggtgctgcggctgctgctagaaatacggcagcagcagcgggaaatCCTGCAGAGGGTGAGCCGGCTGGAGCAAGCTCGGCAAGAGCCGAGGACACGGTCGCCGTCTCCTCCTGTGAGCTCCCTCCCGCCACTGTGCCCTCAGCTGCCAGCCTTCAGTATTGAAGATTTTGAGGCGGCAGAAGCTGCTGTCAGAGATGACAGAGTAGCAGCTGCCCTg aagAAGCAGCTTCTCCGCCTAGGCGGAAACAATTTAAAGGAGGTGGCGGCGAATGTCATGGGTGCTGTGATGGGGGTGGCTGTACAGAGACTATTCAGCCTGCGGGGGAGGAAAGGAAAACGGCCATTCGTTGGCACAAAGCTGTGCAGGGTGGCAACAG ATGCCATCTGCGAGAGGCAGGGTGTCGACATCCTGGCAGCACAGGGTTTTATTGGCAGGTGGCTGCCCGGTGCGTGCGACCGAGGGGGCGGCCGAAAGAGGCGCTATGCCCAAACTTTAGAGCCTCCTGAGTCTCACGCTCAAGCGCCACCTGCTAACCCCTGTGCTGGGTCAGCACCCTGCCCAGGCGCGCCCTCAGCCTCCTGCCCTGCAACCCCTCCAGGCATGGCCATCCTGTCCCCCTCAGGGGTCCACCCAAGCTCTGCCCCCCCCACAGCCTCCTCCTCACGCCCAGCCACCCTCCACCCAAGCTCTGCCCCTTCCCCTGCCCCCCCCACAGCCTCCTCGTCACGCCCAGCCACCCCACGTAGCACCCTTGCCACATGGGTTATTGCCCCACGGGcacatgagaaataa